One window of Sulfurospirillum sp. 1612 genomic DNA carries:
- the rpsL gene encoding 30S ribosomal protein S12, with the protein MPTINQLVRKERKKVIKKSKSPALVGCPQRRGVCTRVYTTTPKKPNSALRKVAKVRLTSGFEVISYIGGEGHNLQEHSIVLVRGGRVKDLPGVKYHVVRGALDTAGVANRTVARSKYGTKKPK; encoded by the coding sequence GTGCCAACAATTAACCAATTGGTAAGAAAAGAAAGAAAAAAGGTGATTAAAAAATCAAAATCACCTGCGTTAGTCGGATGCCCTCAAAGAAGAGGCGTTTGTACGAGAGTTTATACTACAACTCCAAAAAAACCAAACTCAGCTTTGAGAAAAGTTGCAAAAGTTCGGTTGACAAGTGGATTTGAAGTTATTAGTTATATCGGTGGTGAAGGCCACAACTTGCAAGAGCACTCTATTGTTCTAGTACGTGGCGGTAGAGTCAAGGATTTACCGGGTGTTAAGTATCATGTCGTCCGTGGTGCACTCGATACAGCAGGTGTTGCAAACCGAACGGTAGCAAGAAGTAAATACGGTACTAAAAAACCTAAATAA
- the rpsG gene encoding 30S ribosomal protein S7, with protein MRRRKAQVREILPDPIYNSKIITKFINSLMYDGKKSIAAKVFYGALELAEKRSGEMKGIEVFNAAIENVKPIMEVKSRRVGGATYQVPVEVRPVRQQALALRWLVSYARKRSERTMVERLANELLDAANSRGATFKKKEDTYKMAEANKAFAHYRW; from the coding sequence ATGAGAAGAAGAAAAGCCCAAGTTAGGGAAATACTCCCAGATCCAATATACAACAGTAAAATAATCACAAAATTTATCAATAGTTTAATGTACGATGGTAAAAAAAGTATCGCAGCCAAAGTTTTTTATGGCGCTCTTGAACTTGCCGAAAAAAGAAGCGGTGAGATGAAAGGGATTGAAGTATTTAATGCTGCTATCGAAAATGTAAAACCGATTATGGAAGTTAAAAGTAGAAGAGTTGGTGGCGCAACCTACCAAGTTCCGGTAGAAGTAAGACCAGTACGACAACAAGCGTTGGCACTAAGATGGCTTGTTTCATATGCTAGAAAAAGAAGCGAAAGAACTATGGTCGAAAGACTAGCAAATGAATTGCTTGATGCTGCTAACAGCAGAGGTGCTACATTTAAGAAAAAAGAAGATACATATAAAATGGCTGAAGCAAATAAAGCTTTTGCTCACTACCGCTGGTAG
- the rpoB gene encoding DNA-directed RNA polymerase subunit beta encodes MLNNLNSGNRLRVDFSKVPKKIEVPNLLQLQQKSYENFLDVGENAEGGIEKVFKSIFPIHDPQNRLTLEYVGSEIGKPKYNVRECMERGLTYSVGLKMNIRLILWDKDEKTGEKTGVKDIKEQAIFIRDIPMMTDRTSFIINGVERVVVNQLHRSPGVIFKEEESTTVNNKLIYTAQIIPDRGSWLYFEYDAKDTLFMRINKRRKVPITILFRALGYSKQDILKLFYPVQTIRIKDNKFFMEYVPDDFVGRVEFDLKDENGNQLIAAGKRLTKKRAEKFKEDGVNFIEYPVDVLTNRFLSSPIIDQESGEVLYDTLSQLDEIKLAKIVEQGCTSVEIANDLASGVDDSIINSFLADYETLKLLRQTEQIEDENDLATIRIYKVMRPGEPVTKEAAKIFVRDLFFNPERYDLTKVGRMKMNHKLGLDVPEYVTIMTTDDIIKTVKYLIKVKNGQGHIDDRDHLGNRRIRAIGELLANELHSGLIKMQKAIRDKFTALSGSIDEIMPHDMINSKMITSTILEFFSSGQLSQFMDQTNPLSEITHKRRLSALGAGGLVKERAGFEVRDVHPTHYGRICPIETPEGQNIGLINTLAMYAKVNDLGFVEAPYRKVENGVIQDEIAYITATQEEGLVIAPASTKIGPNKEIVEDLIEARIDGEIVLVEKEKVNMIDLSSMMVAGVAASLIPFLEHDDANRALMGSNMQRQGVPLMISQAPMVGTGMEAITARDSWEAIKAKRAGVVEKVDNKNIYILGKDENGSFIDHYILQKNMRTNQNTTFTQKVIVKKDDVIKAGQVIADGPSMDRGELALGKNAMVAFMPWNGYNYEDAIVISEKMIRDDAFTSVHVYEKEIEARELKDGVEEITKDIPNVREEELSHLDDSGIVEIGTYIKPGMILVGKVSPKGEVKPTPEERLLRAIFGEKAGHVVNKSLYASPSLEGVVIDVKIFTKKGYDRDPRALRSYEEEKEKLDHEHHDKLLMLDREEMMKINSLLSKHALEKDQEINKKQYHAGEKVASEDLDQVNRFAINSIIKSFSSEVEDEYKQLKNHFQNEKKKLKEEHDEKLNILDKDDILPSGVVKLVKIYIATKRKLKVGDKMAGRHGNKGIVSNIVREIDMPYLKNGEPVDIVLNPLGVPSRMNIGQILEVHLGLAGRRLGDQIKEIFETKQGDWIKELRSKMIAIADVAKLMNAKEFLAQIDDKKLLDYARDWSRGVKFSTPVFEGVDEEEFKKLFELAKIDSDGKSELYDGKTGEKMEERVNVGYMYMLKLHHLVDEKMHARSTGPYSLVTQQPVGGKALFGGQRFGEMEVWALEAYGAAHTLREMLTIKSDDVEGRVSAYKALTRGENVPETGVPETFFVLANELKSLALDVEIYNEVDDDDKTLS; translated from the coding sequence ATGTTAAATAATTTAAATTCGGGAAATCGCCTAAGGGTTGATTTTTCCAAAGTTCCAAAAAAAATTGAAGTTCCAAATTTATTGCAACTACAACAAAAAAGTTATGAAAACTTTTTAGATGTGGGTGAAAATGCAGAAGGCGGTATAGAAAAAGTTTTTAAATCAATTTTCCCAATACATGATCCACAAAATAGACTTACTTTAGAGTATGTCGGATCAGAAATCGGAAAACCTAAATATAACGTTAGAGAATGCATGGAAAGAGGTTTGACATATTCTGTTGGCCTTAAGATGAACATACGCCTTATTTTATGGGATAAAGATGAAAAAACAGGTGAAAAAACAGGCGTTAAAGATATTAAAGAACAAGCGATATTTATAAGAGATATCCCTATGATGACGGATCGCACGTCATTTATTATCAACGGAGTTGAACGCGTTGTTGTCAATCAATTGCACCGTAGTCCTGGTGTAATTTTTAAAGAAGAAGAAAGCACAACGGTTAATAACAAACTAATATATACAGCACAAATCATACCCGATCGTGGATCATGGTTATATTTTGAATATGACGCAAAAGATACACTTTTTATGAGAATCAACAAAAGAAGAAAAGTTCCTATTACTATATTGTTTCGAGCATTAGGCTATAGCAAGCAAGACATCCTAAAATTATTTTATCCTGTTCAAACAATTAGAATAAAAGACAATAAATTTTTTATGGAATATGTACCTGATGATTTTGTAGGAAGAGTAGAATTTGATTTAAAAGATGAAAATGGTAACCAACTAATAGCAGCCGGTAAAAGATTGACCAAAAAACGGGCTGAAAAATTCAAAGAAGACGGTGTCAATTTTATTGAATATCCTGTCGATGTATTGACAAACCGATTCCTCTCATCTCCAATAATTGACCAAGAAAGTGGTGAAGTCCTCTATGATACTCTATCACAACTGGATGAAATTAAACTGGCTAAGATTGTTGAACAAGGCTGCACTTCTGTTGAAATCGCAAATGATTTAGCAAGCGGCGTTGATGATTCGATTATTAATTCATTTTTAGCTGATTATGAAACCTTGAAATTGTTACGACAAACCGAACAAATTGAAGATGAAAATGATTTGGCTACGATTCGTATTTATAAAGTTATGAGACCAGGTGAGCCTGTTACAAAAGAAGCAGCGAAAATATTTGTAAGAGATCTATTTTTTAATCCAGAACGTTATGATTTAACCAAAGTCGGTAGAATGAAAATGAACCACAAACTTGGTCTTGATGTACCTGAGTATGTGACGATTATGACAACCGATGATATTATCAAAACAGTAAAATATCTTATTAAAGTCAAAAATGGACAAGGTCATATCGATGATCGTGACCACTTGGGAAACAGACGTATTAGAGCCATTGGCGAACTCTTAGCCAATGAATTGCACTCCGGTCTCATCAAAATGCAAAAAGCAATCCGAGACAAATTTACAGCCCTTAGTGGAAGCATCGATGAAATTATGCCTCATGATATGATTAATTCTAAGATGATTACCAGTACCATTTTGGAATTCTTCTCAAGCGGACAATTGTCACAGTTTATGGATCAAACCAATCCTCTAAGTGAAATTACGCACAAAAGAAGACTCTCAGCACTCGGTGCGGGTGGTTTGGTAAAAGAGCGTGCTGGATTTGAAGTCCGTGACGTTCACCCTACTCACTATGGTAGAATTTGTCCGATTGAAACGCCAGAGGGACAAAATATTGGTTTGATTAATACGCTTGCGATGTATGCGAAAGTCAACGATTTAGGTTTTGTTGAAGCCCCATACCGAAAGGTAGAAAACGGCGTCATTCAAGATGAAATTGCATATATTACAGCTACGCAAGAAGAGGGACTTGTCATCGCGCCAGCGAGTACCAAAATTGGACCTAATAAAGAAATTGTAGAAGATTTAATTGAAGCTAGAATTGATGGTGAAATTGTTTTGGTCGAAAAAGAAAAAGTCAATATGATTGACCTCTCTTCGATGATGGTAGCCGGTGTGGCTGCTTCTTTGATTCCATTCTTGGAACATGATGATGCCAACCGTGCGCTGATGGGCTCGAACATGCAACGACAAGGAGTACCGTTGATGATTTCACAAGCTCCAATGGTCGGTACTGGTATGGAGGCAATCACAGCCAGAGATTCATGGGAAGCAATCAAAGCCAAACGTGCTGGTGTGGTTGAAAAAGTAGATAATAAAAACATTTATATTTTAGGTAAAGATGAAAATGGTTCTTTTATTGACCACTACATTTTGCAAAAAAATATGAGAACCAACCAAAATACAACCTTTACCCAAAAAGTCATCGTCAAAAAAGATGATGTGATTAAAGCAGGTCAAGTCATCGCGGATGGTCCGAGTATGGACAGAGGTGAGTTGGCTTTGGGTAAAAACGCCATGGTTGCGTTTATGCCATGGAATGGTTATAACTACGAAGATGCGATTGTCATCAGTGAAAAGATGATTCGTGATGATGCTTTCACAAGTGTTCATGTTTATGAAAAAGAGATAGAAGCAAGAGAATTAAAAGACGGTGTGGAAGAGATCACAAAAGATATCCCAAATGTCAGAGAAGAAGAACTCTCTCATCTTGATGATAGCGGTATCGTAGAAATTGGAACGTATATCAAACCGGGCATGATTTTAGTCGGTAAAGTATCTCCAAAAGGTGAAGTAAAACCAACTCCAGAAGAGCGATTGTTACGTGCAATCTTTGGTGAAAAAGCAGGTCATGTGGTCAACAAATCACTGTATGCTTCTCCATCACTTGAAGGGGTTGTTATTGATGTGAAAATCTTCACGAAAAAAGGATATGACCGCGATCCAAGAGCTTTGAGATCCTATGAGGAAGAAAAAGAAAAACTCGATCATGAACATCATGATAAACTTTTGATGCTAGATCGTGAAGAGATGATGAAAATCAACTCATTGCTATCAAAACATGCTTTGGAAAAAGATCAAGAGATCAACAAAAAACAGTACCATGCAGGTGAAAAAGTAGCATCGGAAGATTTAGATCAAGTCAATCGTTTTGCTATTAATAGTATTATCAAATCCTTTTCTAGTGAAGTGGAAGATGAGTATAAACAACTTAAAAATCATTTCCAAAATGAAAAGAAAAAGCTCAAAGAAGAGCATGACGAAAAACTCAATATCCTTGATAAAGATGACATTTTACCAAGTGGTGTTGTCAAATTGGTCAAAATCTATATTGCGACGAAACGAAAACTAAAAGTCGGTGATAAGATGGCCGGACGTCATGGTAATAAAGGTATCGTGTCAAACATCGTTAGAGAAATTGATATGCCTTACCTTAAAAATGGAGAGCCCGTTGATATCGTCTTGAATCCTCTAGGGGTTCCAAGTCGTATGAATATTGGACAAATCTTAGAAGTTCATCTCGGACTTGCTGGTCGAAGATTGGGTGATCAAATAAAAGAAATTTTTGAGACGAAACAAGGTGATTGGATCAAAGAGTTAAGAAGTAAAATGATTGCGATAGCTGATGTTGCGAAGCTCATGAATGCCAAAGAATTTTTAGCTCAAATTGATGATAAAAAACTTTTGGATTATGCCAGAGACTGGTCACGTGGCGTGAAATTCTCTACTCCTGTATTTGAAGGGGTAGATGAAGAAGAATTCAAAAAATTATTTGAACTCGCCAAAATTGATAGCGATGGTAAAAGCGAACTTTACGATGGTAAAACAGGTGAGAAGATGGAAGAGCGTGTCAATGTCGGATACATGTACATGCTAAAACTTCACCACTTAGTTGATGAAAAGATGCATGCAAGAAGTACCGGACCATACTCACTAGTCACACAACAACCTGTCGGTGGTAAAGCACTCTTTGGTGGACAAAGATTTGGTGAGATGGAAGTATGGGCACTTGAGGCCTACGGTGCGGCTCATACATTGAGAGAAATGTTAACGATAAAATCTGATGACGTAGAGGGAAGAGTATCTGCCTACAAAGCGTTGACACGAGGTGAAAACGTTCCTGAAACCGGTGTCCCTGAGACTTTCTTTGTGTTAGCAAATGAATTGAAGTCTTTGGCTTTAGATGTTGAGATATATAACGAGGTAGATGATGATGACAAAACATTATCTTAG
- the rplL gene encoding 50S ribosomal protein L7/L12 has product MAITKEDVLEYISGLTVLELSDLVKEFEEKFGVSAAPVMVAGAAGAAGAAAEEKTEFDVILKSGGEKKINAIKVVRAITGLGLKEAKEAVESAPTVLKEGVAKDEAEDLKKQIEEAGAEAEIK; this is encoded by the coding sequence ATGGCAATTACAAAAGAAGATGTATTAGAATATATTTCAGGTCTTACAGTTCTTGAACTTAGTGATTTAGTTAAAGAATTTGAAGAAAAATTCGGTGTATCTGCTGCTCCAGTTATGGTTGCTGGTGCTGCTGGTGCTGCTGGTGCTGCTGCTGAAGAAAAAACAGAATTTGATGTTATTCTAAAAAGCGGTGGAGAAAAGAAAATCAATGCTATTAAAGTGGTTCGTGCAATCACTGGCCTTGGTCTTAAAGAAGCAAAAGAAGCTGTTGAAAGTGCACCAACTGTACTTAAAGAAGGTGTGGCTAAAGACGAAGCAGAAGATCTTAAAAAACAAATCGAAGAAGCAGGCGCAGAGGCTGAAATCAAGTAA
- the rpoC gene encoding DNA-directed RNA polymerase subunit beta', with the protein MKNLVPVEILDDNRPRDFQAFQLRLASPEKIRSWSFGEVKKPETINYRTLKPERDGLFCAKIFGPVRDYECLCGKYKKMRYKGIKCEKCGVEVTSTKVRRSRMGHIELVTPVAHIWYVNSLPSRIGTLLGVKMKDLERVLYYEAYIVKEPGEAFYDAENTKKVEKYDVLNEEQYQSLFQRFEDSGFVADMGGQVVKDLLADLDLVEILGTLKEEMSLTNSEAKKKTIVKRLKIVEALLHSQNRPEWMMITVLPILPPDLRPLVSLDGGKFAVSDVNDLYRRVINRNSRLKRLMELDAPQIIIRNEMRMLQESVDALFDNGRRANAVKGANKRPLKSLSEIIKGKQGRFRQNLLGKRVDFSGRSVIVVGPTLRMDQCGLPKLMALELFKPHLIARLEEKGYATTIKQAKKMIDNKTNEVWECLSEVVEGYPIMLNRAPSLHKLSIQAFHPVLIEGKAIRLHPLVCSAFNADFDGDQMAVHVPLSQEAIAECKVLMLSSMNILLPASGKAVTVPTQDMVLGLYYMSLEKVNAKGSNKIFSNINEVHIALDSGYLVPQAKIKTVVDGKVIFTTAGRLIIKSILPEFVPQEYWNKVMKKKNIAELVDYVYKEGGYNVTAEFLDNLKNLGFKYATKAGISVSIDDIKVPETKVAKIGAAKKKVREIQKQYSSGLLTEQERYNKIVDIWTDTNNDLAKEMMKLTESDKDGFNSIYMMADSGARGSAAQIRQLAGMRGLMAKPDGSIIETPIISNFREGLNVLEYFISTHGARKGLADTALKTANAGYLTRKLIDVSQNVKVTMEDCGTHEGVEITEISESGELIESLTDRAFGRVLAEDVIDTITNEVLFTEGTLIDEKKAKTLEEAGVKSVVIRTPITCKAKKGICAKCYGINLGVGTLVKPGEAVGIISAQSIGEPGTQLTLRTFHIGGTASTEAQDRQVIAQKEGFIRYYNVKTYVSKESRNIIANRRNASILLVEPKIKATHDGILSIDNSHDEAIITIKAADGESSKYVLRKSDLAKSNELAGVSGKVEGKFYLPYGNGDTVHENESIVEIIKESWNIPNRIPYASEVRVHDGDPISQKILSEALGTVKYYKLAGDYLERYNAVEKDHQVDEKGLFAVIADAENREAIRHYIPRGSIIDLEDNTVVDTLDTVLAHPSSAEQIVIAEWDPYSVPIISEESGVITFEDIEPGVSATEQFDEMTGESRLVINEYLPAGLKPTLIIATDSGKIIKYQLEPKTAIFVKDNEHVNIADIIGRTPKAAARSKDITGGLPRVSELFEARRPKDATVIAEIDGTIRFGKPLRSKERIIIDAEDGTSVEYLINKNTQIHVHAGEFVHTGEKLTDGVVSSHDILRIMGEKALHYYLISEIQQVYRRQGVAISDKHIEIIVSQMLRQIKIVDSGDTKFIEGDLISRIRFNEENEKIIKMGGEPAIAEPILLGVTRAAIGSDSIISAASFQETTKVLTEASIAAKMDHLRDLKENVILGRMIPVGTGLYKDKSIKIKQQ; encoded by the coding sequence ATGAAAAATTTAGTACCGGTTGAAATATTAGATGATAATAGACCAAGAGACTTTCAAGCGTTTCAATTGCGACTTGCAAGTCCTGAAAAAATCAGATCATGGAGTTTTGGCGAAGTCAAAAAGCCAGAAACCATCAATTATAGAACATTAAAGCCTGAGAGAGACGGGCTTTTTTGTGCGAAGATTTTCGGTCCTGTAAGAGATTATGAATGTCTTTGTGGTAAATACAAAAAAATGCGATATAAGGGCATTAAGTGTGAAAAATGTGGGGTTGAAGTCACAAGTACCAAAGTGAGACGCTCTCGCATGGGACACATTGAATTAGTAACTCCGGTTGCTCATATTTGGTATGTCAATTCTCTTCCAAGTAGAATTGGAACGCTTCTTGGCGTGAAAATGAAAGATTTAGAGAGAGTATTATATTATGAAGCGTATATCGTCAAAGAGCCTGGTGAAGCTTTCTATGATGCCGAAAATACAAAAAAAGTAGAAAAATATGATGTTCTCAATGAAGAACAATACCAATCACTGTTTCAACGATTTGAAGACAGCGGATTTGTAGCGGACATGGGTGGACAAGTGGTCAAAGACTTGTTGGCTGATCTTGATCTTGTTGAGATTTTGGGTACATTAAAAGAAGAGATGTCTTTGACAAATTCTGAAGCAAAAAAGAAAACGATAGTAAAACGTTTGAAGATTGTTGAAGCATTATTGCACAGTCAAAATAGACCAGAATGGATGATGATTACCGTCCTTCCAATATTGCCACCAGACCTTCGTCCTCTTGTCTCACTAGATGGCGGTAAATTTGCGGTCAGTGACGTCAATGACTTGTATCGTAGAGTTATTAATAGAAACTCAAGACTAAAACGTTTGATGGAGCTTGACGCGCCACAAATTATTATCAGAAATGAGATGCGAATGTTGCAAGAGAGTGTGGATGCACTCTTTGATAACGGACGTCGCGCCAATGCTGTCAAAGGTGCCAATAAAAGACCTTTGAAATCGCTCTCTGAAATCATTAAAGGGAAACAAGGACGTTTTCGTCAAAACCTACTCGGTAAGAGGGTTGACTTCTCTGGTCGTTCTGTTATTGTCGTAGGACCAACACTGAGAATGGACCAATGTGGTCTTCCAAAATTAATGGCATTAGAATTATTTAAACCGCATTTGATCGCGCGACTGGAAGAAAAAGGGTATGCGACGACGATTAAACAAGCGAAAAAGATGATTGATAATAAAACCAATGAAGTGTGGGAATGTTTATCTGAAGTCGTTGAGGGATATCCGATTATGCTAAACCGTGCACCATCACTGCACAAACTCTCTATTCAAGCCTTTCATCCGGTTTTGATTGAAGGAAAAGCTATTCGTTTGCATCCGCTCGTGTGTTCTGCTTTTAATGCGGACTTCGATGGGGATCAAATGGCCGTACATGTTCCTTTATCCCAAGAAGCGATTGCTGAGTGTAAAGTCTTGATGCTAAGTTCTATGAATATCCTCTTGCCTGCATCAGGTAAAGCAGTCACCGTACCGACACAAGATATGGTCTTGGGTCTTTATTATATGTCTTTGGAAAAAGTCAATGCTAAAGGGTCTAATAAGATTTTTTCAAATATCAATGAAGTCCATATTGCATTAGATTCAGGTTACTTAGTACCTCAAGCTAAAATCAAAACCGTTGTCGATGGCAAAGTGATTTTTACGACCGCAGGACGCCTTATTATCAAATCAATTTTACCAGAGTTCGTACCGCAAGAGTATTGGAACAAGGTAATGAAAAAGAAAAATATTGCTGAATTGGTTGATTATGTTTATAAAGAAGGCGGTTATAACGTGACGGCTGAATTTTTAGATAATCTAAAAAATCTCGGTTTCAAATACGCAACCAAAGCGGGTATTTCAGTCTCTATTGATGATATCAAAGTCCCTGAAACAAAGGTAGCTAAAATTGGTGCTGCTAAGAAAAAAGTACGAGAAATTCAAAAACAATACAGCTCAGGACTTTTGACAGAACAAGAGCGATATAACAAAATTGTCGATATTTGGACAGACACGAACAACGACCTTGCCAAAGAGATGATGAAGCTCACGGAGAGTGATAAAGATGGCTTTAACTCAATCTACATGATGGCAGACTCTGGTGCTAGGGGTAGTGCGGCACAGATTCGTCAGCTAGCAGGTATGCGGGGATTGATGGCAAAACCAGATGGTAGTATTATTGAAACACCGATTATTTCAAACTTTAGAGAAGGTCTAAACGTCCTTGAATACTTTATCTCAACGCATGGTGCTAGAAAAGGTTTGGCCGATACCGCGCTAAAAACGGCGAATGCGGGTTACTTGACAAGAAAACTTATCGATGTTTCTCAAAATGTCAAAGTAACGATGGAAGATTGTGGTACGCATGAAGGTGTTGAAATCACAGAAATCAGTGAAAGCGGTGAACTCATCGAATCATTGACTGATCGTGCTTTTGGTAGAGTATTAGCAGAAGATGTCATCGATACTATCACTAATGAAGTGCTCTTTACAGAAGGTACTTTGATTGATGAGAAAAAAGCCAAAACACTCGAAGAAGCAGGCGTCAAATCAGTAGTTATCCGAACACCAATCACATGTAAAGCCAAAAAAGGTATTTGTGCAAAATGTTATGGTATTAATCTGGGTGTCGGTACTTTGGTAAAACCAGGTGAAGCTGTGGGTATTATCTCAGCACAATCAATCGGTGAGCCAGGAACGCAACTAACACTAAGAACATTCCACATCGGGGGAACGGCGTCTACTGAAGCACAAGACAGACAAGTCATCGCACAAAAAGAAGGTTTTATCCGATATTACAATGTTAAAACTTATGTCTCAAAAGAGAGTAGAAATATTATTGCAAACCGTAGAAATGCATCGATTCTCCTTGTTGAGCCAAAAATAAAAGCCACTCATGATGGTATTTTGAGTATTGATAATTCTCATGATGAAGCGATTATTACCATCAAAGCCGCAGATGGTGAGAGCAGCAAATATGTGCTTAGAAAAAGTGATCTTGCAAAATCAAACGAACTCGCGGGTGTTAGTGGTAAAGTAGAAGGTAAGTTTTATCTACCATATGGCAATGGTGATACGGTCCATGAAAATGAAAGTATTGTCGAAATCATTAAAGAGAGTTGGAATATTCCAAATCGTATCCCATACGCGAGTGAAGTACGCGTACACGATGGTGATCCGATATCTCAAAAAATCCTCTCAGAAGCATTAGGTACGGTGAAGTATTACAAATTAGCAGGGGATTACCTAGAACGCTACAATGCGGTAGAAAAAGATCATCAAGTTGATGAAAAAGGTCTATTTGCTGTGATTGCGGATGCTGAAAATAGAGAAGCGATCCGACATTATATTCCAAGAGGTTCAATTATTGACCTAGAAGATAATACCGTAGTAGATACCTTGGACACTGTTTTGGCACATCCAAGCAGTGCCGAACAAATCGTGATTGCAGAGTGGGATCCATATTCGGTTCCGATTATATCAGAAGAGTCCGGTGTGATTACGTTCGAAGATATTGAACCTGGTGTGAGTGCGACAGAACAATTTGATGAAATGACCGGTGAGAGCCGACTCGTTATCAATGAATATCTCCCAGCAGGATTGAAGCCGACATTGATTATCGCAACAGATTCAGGTAAGATTATTAAATATCAATTAGAACCAAAGACTGCGATATTTGTCAAAGACAATGAGCACGTCAATATTGCTGATATTATCGGTAGAACACCAAAAGCTGCTGCAAGATCAAAAGATATTACCGGGGGTCTTCCTCGTGTTAGTGAACTCTTTGAAGCCAGACGTCCAAAAGATGCGACGGTTATTGCAGAGATTGATGGAACGATTCGATTTGGTAAGCCACTTCGTTCAAAAGAGCGTATTATCATCGATGCCGAAGATGGCACGAGTGTTGAGTATTTGATTAATAAAAATACGCAAATCCACGTGCATGCGGGCGAGTTTGTTCATACGGGTGAAAAATTAACTGATGGTGTGGTATCAAGTCATGATATTCTAAGAATTATGGGTGAAAAAGCACTGCATTATTATTTAATCAGTGAAATCCAACAAGTCTATCGAAGACAAGGTGTTGCGATTAGCGATAAACACATCGAAATTATCGTCTCTCAAATGTTGAGACAGATTAAAATCGTAGATAGTGGGGACACTAAATTTATCGAAGGTGATTTGATTAGTAGAATTCGATTTAACGAAGAAAATGAAAAAATTATCAAGATGGGTGGTGAACCTGCAATTGCTGAGCCAATTTTATTGGGTGTTACCCGTGCGGCAATCGGAAGTGATAGTATCATCTCTGCTGCATCATTCCAAGAGACAACTAAAGTCTTGACAGAAGCGAGTATTGCTGCGAAAATGGATCACTTGAGAGATTTGAAAGAAAACGTTATATTGGGTCGAATGATTCCAGTAGGAACCGGTTTGTATAAAGATAAATCAATCAAGATAAAACAACAATAA